AGGGACGTCTGGCCCCTGACCTGGCCACGACCGCGTCACCACGCTGGAATCGAATGCTTACCCGGAGGTGGAGACCATGTCCCGAACCGTCACCGTAGGTCTCGACGGATCGACCGAGAGCCGGGCCGCCGCCGAGTGGGCGGCGCGCGAAGCGCTGCTGCGCGGTCTGCCGCTGAAGATCGTGCACGTCCGTGAGCCACTGCCCAAGCACGTGGACCCGCTGCCGGACGACGAGACCCACCAGCGCTGGACCGAGCGGCTACCGGTCGACGCCGCAGAAGGCATCCGTCTCCGGCACCCCGGCATCGAGGTGATCACCGAGCAGCTCACGGGAACCGTGGCCGACATCCTGTGCGAGGCGGCGGGCTTCGCCGACCTGCTGGCGCTGGGCTCGCGGGGGCTCGGCGGGATCGGTGGGTTCATGGTCGGATCGGTGAGCCTGGCCGTCGTGGCCCGCGCGGAACGACCAGTGGTGCTGGTGCGGGCGGGCGAACAGGCCGCCGACGAGCACGCGATGGATCGGGCGGGCGTGCCGTCCACTGCGACGCCCTTCAGGCCCGTGGTGCTCGGCCTCGACATCGATCACCCGGACGACATCCTGCTGGAGTTCGCCTTCGACGCCGCCACGCGCCGGGAGGCGCCACTGCGGGCGGTGTACGGCTGGCCCGAGCCACCCACCTCCTTCTACCGCTTCCCCGGCGACGCCGAACTCTACGACTCGCTCGAGCGCAAGCATGCCGCCGCCCTGACCGAGGTGCTGCTTCCTTGGCGGCAGAAGTTCCCGGGCGTCGAGGTGATCGAGGCGAGCCGGTGCGGCAGTGCCGCGCAGGTGCTCGTCAACGCCGCCCGCGACGCCTCCCTGGCCGTCGTCGGCCGTCGTATCCGCACCGGTTCCCTCGGTGCTCACATCGGCCATGTCACCCATGCCGCCCTGCACCACATCACTACTCCCGTCGCGGTCGTAGCGCACGGCTGACGCGGCACTCCGAACCGGAGAACCCAAGCGCAGTCGCCGGGCTCTACCCAACCGTGGGACGGTGAGCAGCATGGACCTTCCGATCATCGTAGGCATCGATGGTTCCGAGCCGAGTCTGAGGGCGGTGGACTGGGCGGCCGACGAGGCCGCCCTGCGCGGAGCCGGACTCCGGTTGGTGTACGCGTCGTTGTGGGAGCGCTACGAAGGCGCCTGCCTCGCGCATGACCTGGGCAAGCCGTCGGAGGAGGTGATGGCGCAGGACATCGTCGACACCGCCGAGCGCCGGGCCCGGCGCCGACAGCCGGGCGTGAAGGTCACCACAGATCTGCTCCCCGAGGAGCCGGAGTACGCGCTCGTGAGGGAGAGCCGGACGGCCCTCGCCGTGGTGGTGGGGTGCCGTGGTCGCAGCGGCTTGACCGAGACGCTCCTGGGCTCCGTCAGCGTCATGGTGGCGGGGCACGCGCACTGTCCGGTCATCGTGTTGCGCGGCAGCCACGACAACCAGGCACGCTCGGGAGTGCGCGGCCGCATCCTCCTGGGAGTCGGTGAGAAGCCGGCGGGTACAGCCGCTGTGCGGTTCGCCACCGAAGAGGCCCTGTTGCGCGGCGTCCCGCTGGAGGCCGTACGGGCCTGGCGTCGGCCCGTGCACGAGACCACCGGCCACCCGCTGATCGTCGGCGAACCGGCCCACCTGTCCGAGCAGCAGGCCGTGGAAGCGCTGGAAGAGGCGCTGCGCGACGTACCGGAGGGCTTGGAGGTACAACGGCGCACGGTCGAGGCCCACGCCCGCGACGCCCTCCTGGCCGCTTCTCGCGAGGCCGATCTGCTGGTGGTCGGCGCACGGCGCCGCCACGGCCACTTCGGCC
This portion of the Streptomyces mirabilis genome encodes:
- a CDS encoding universal stress protein translates to MDLPIIVGIDGSEPSLRAVDWAADEAALRGAGLRLVYASLWERYEGACLAHDLGKPSEEVMAQDIVDTAERRARRRQPGVKVTTDLLPEEPEYALVRESRTALAVVVGCRGRSGLTETLLGSVSVMVAGHAHCPVIVLRGSHDNQARSGVRGRILLGVGEKPAGTAAVRFATEEALLRGVPLEAVRAWRRPVHETTGHPLIVGEPAHLSEQQAVEALEEALRDVPEGLEVQRRTVEAHARDALLAASREADLLVVGARRRHGHFGLQLGRVTHGVLHHAACPVAVVPEPA
- a CDS encoding universal stress protein, with the translated sequence MSRTVTVGLDGSTESRAAAEWAAREALLRGLPLKIVHVREPLPKHVDPLPDDETHQRWTERLPVDAAEGIRLRHPGIEVITEQLTGTVADILCEAAGFADLLALGSRGLGGIGGFMVGSVSLAVVARAERPVVLVRAGEQAADEHAMDRAGVPSTATPFRPVVLGLDIDHPDDILLEFAFDAATRREAPLRAVYGWPEPPTSFYRFPGDAELYDSLERKHAAALTEVLLPWRQKFPGVEVIEASRCGSAAQVLVNAARDASLAVVGRRIRTGSLGAHIGHVTHAALHHITTPVAVVAHG